One genomic segment of Rubripirellula amarantea includes these proteins:
- a CDS encoding glycoside hydrolase family 117 protein, with translation MKYLVSFSTIGLLVVFVQQAALGQTAFPFHLPSEKPDRELSAAMERIYTDYEAPEPQNNELFSQFKYTALEGFDYSNHDGTVSRRDPSKILLHDGKYYVWYTHRKTETPPQGADKSSDTIPSTDWDLSEIWYATSTDGFTWEEQGIAIKRPEKPQVGWRSVTTTDILEWDGKFYLYYQGFMEASGKRGDDCPVAVSYADSPDGPWTPHNQIVIPNGAEGEWDQYSIHDPYPLVHNGKIYIYYKSDFGKAPDKVRMQGLATASHPLGPFTKSPLNPVITSGHETSLFPFRKGVAALVYKDGPEHNTIQYADDWVNFKIASITELMPYAAAPYVPDAFTNTQDGRGITWGLAHFIGLGAKGQYHSMLVRFDCDLSLDVHDPDMKHHRVNHKPDVYFRQGLSKRQRERIGSENAKRIQQP, from the coding sequence ATGAAGTATCTCGTTTCGTTTTCCACCATTGGTCTACTGGTCGTGTTTGTTCAGCAGGCTGCCCTGGGCCAAACCGCCTTTCCATTTCATTTGCCGAGCGAAAAGCCTGATCGCGAACTCAGTGCGGCGATGGAACGCATCTATACCGACTATGAAGCTCCGGAGCCGCAAAACAATGAGCTGTTCAGTCAATTCAAGTACACGGCGCTGGAAGGCTTTGACTACAGCAATCACGACGGAACAGTCTCGCGTCGCGATCCATCCAAAATCTTACTGCACGACGGAAAGTACTACGTTTGGTACACGCATCGTAAAACCGAAACACCACCGCAAGGCGCCGACAAGAGTTCCGATACGATTCCATCGACCGACTGGGACCTATCGGAAATATGGTACGCGACATCTACGGATGGTTTCACTTGGGAAGAACAAGGCATCGCGATCAAGCGACCTGAAAAGCCACAGGTCGGTTGGCGTTCTGTGACAACGACGGACATCCTGGAATGGGACGGAAAGTTCTATCTTTACTACCAAGGATTCATGGAAGCCAGCGGCAAGCGAGGCGACGATTGCCCGGTTGCGGTTTCCTACGCGGATTCGCCCGATGGTCCCTGGACTCCCCACAATCAAATCGTGATTCCCAACGGAGCAGAAGGCGAATGGGACCAATACTCAATTCATGATCCCTATCCGCTGGTGCACAACGGAAAGATCTACATCTACTACAAGTCCGACTTTGGAAAGGCACCCGACAAAGTGCGTATGCAAGGTTTGGCGACGGCAAGTCATCCGTTGGGACCATTTACCAAGAGCCCGTTGAATCCCGTCATCACGTCAGGCCATGAAACGTCGTTGTTCCCGTTCCGCAAAGGTGTCGCCGCTCTTGTCTACAAAGACGGTCCCGAACACAACACGATTCAATATGCGGACGATTGGGTCAACTTCAAGATTGCGTCGATCACGGAACTAATGCCTTACGCGGCAGCTCCCTACGTGCCGGATGCATTCACGAACACTCAAGATGGCCGAGGGATCACGTGGGGACTTGCACACTTCATCGGACTCGGTGCCAAGGGCCAATATCACTCGATGCTCGTGCGTTTCGATTGCGATCTTAGTCTCGACGTTCACGATCCAGACATGAAACATCATCGTGTGAACCACAAACCCGATGTTTATTTTCGTCAAGGATTAAGCAAGCGACAACGCGAGCGAATTGGCAGCGAGAACGCGAAGCGAATCCAACAACCTTGA
- a CDS encoding serine/threonine-protein kinase, producing MSIRQKKLPIAALERIDDLCADFERHWQSNDPPSVEAFLPEGMPSDERDVLLAELIVLDVDYRRRRGEVPAKQDYLDRFPDYAVAIDEALAENDKRAGAFVPPSVGRMAELFPSLEIIELIGAGGMGAVYKARQSGLDRLVALKILPEEFGHDVKFALRFTREARTLAKLTHPNIVPVFEFGHVEDTYYFLMEFVDGSTLRDVVKAGQLDPEHALAIVPHLCDALQYAHDKGIVHRDIKPENILIAVDGSVKIADFGLSRILGSGGQQDTLTGTHQIMGTPRYMAPEQMEGSHGVDHRADIYSLGVVFYEMLTGELPIGRFEAPSKKVQIDVRLDEVVLRTLEREPNRRYQRASQIKSDVQSITSSHNAALAPTISGEASSYDAKDPQAAASWEQQALAGRLLLTRRQLMDRIEDSLRPLFRWQLIQVLVGIALIALGAQCWARNTQIPHRVVNGGILHVYGILVIAQAILVCTRIRKIDYSKSVVEIRSKLDSLRSGYLRASVLIGFIWWLMWIPVAVALGFDEVLLSGPLYISLAVGIIGFVVSVWFYWRAIRPANADSETWKTKLSGGSISAAYLALDEIENARIR from the coding sequence CCGCCATCCGTGGAAGCCTTTTTGCCCGAAGGCATGCCGTCGGACGAGCGTGACGTGTTGCTGGCTGAGCTAATCGTTCTCGATGTCGACTATCGACGACGACGTGGGGAGGTTCCAGCGAAACAGGACTACCTCGATCGTTTCCCGGACTATGCGGTCGCAATCGACGAAGCACTCGCCGAAAACGACAAGCGCGCAGGCGCGTTCGTTCCGCCGTCCGTGGGCCGAATGGCTGAACTATTCCCAAGCTTAGAAATCATCGAGTTGATTGGTGCCGGCGGCATGGGCGCCGTTTACAAAGCTCGCCAGTCCGGCCTCGACCGTTTAGTCGCGCTGAAGATCTTGCCAGAGGAATTCGGTCATGACGTCAAGTTTGCGTTACGATTCACTCGAGAAGCGAGAACGTTGGCGAAGTTGACCCACCCCAACATCGTGCCCGTTTTCGAATTCGGACACGTCGAAGACACGTACTACTTTCTGATGGAGTTCGTTGATGGGTCAACACTTCGTGATGTTGTCAAAGCAGGACAGCTAGACCCCGAGCACGCGTTGGCGATCGTTCCGCATCTTTGCGATGCACTTCAGTACGCTCACGACAAAGGAATTGTGCATCGCGATATCAAGCCCGAGAACATTCTGATTGCCGTCGACGGTTCGGTTAAGATCGCCGACTTTGGACTTTCGCGGATTTTGGGGAGCGGCGGGCAGCAAGATACTCTCACCGGCACGCATCAAATCATGGGAACCCCGCGCTACATGGCTCCCGAACAAATGGAAGGCTCACACGGCGTTGATCACCGTGCAGACATCTATTCACTCGGCGTCGTGTTTTACGAAATGTTGACCGGCGAACTTCCCATAGGACGATTCGAAGCACCGTCAAAGAAGGTTCAGATCGACGTGCGGCTTGATGAAGTGGTGCTGCGGACTCTCGAGCGGGAACCCAATCGACGCTACCAACGGGCGAGTCAGATCAAGTCGGATGTTCAGTCGATTACGTCGAGTCATAACGCGGCGTTAGCACCAACGATCTCGGGTGAGGCTAGCTCTTACGACGCAAAGGATCCGCAGGCGGCCGCGAGTTGGGAACAACAAGCGTTGGCGGGACGTCTATTGCTGACTCGTCGTCAATTGATGGATCGAATTGAAGATTCGCTACGCCCGTTGTTTCGATGGCAGCTAATTCAAGTGCTCGTTGGCATCGCGTTGATTGCGCTGGGCGCTCAGTGCTGGGCCAGAAACACTCAGATCCCACATCGAGTGGTCAACGGTGGGATTCTGCACGTGTACGGAATTTTGGTAATTGCTCAGGCGATACTCGTTTGCACACGCATTCGCAAAATCGACTACTCGAAGTCAGTAGTCGAAATTCGAAGCAAGCTTGATAGTTTGCGGTCGGGGTACCTACGAGCGAGCGTGCTCATTGGGTTCATTTGGTGGTTGATGTGGATCCCCGTTGCCGTGGCGTTAGGTTTTGACGAGGTGCTTCTTTCTGGGCCACTCTACATCTCATTGGCGGTAGGAATAATCGGATTCGTCGTCTCGGTATGGTTCTATTGGCGCGCCATTCGTCCCGCTAACGCCGATTCGGAAACCTGGAAGACGAAACTTTCAGGCGGCAGTATCTCGGCCGCCTACCTAGCGCTCGATGAGATCGAGAATGCTCGCATCCGCTGA